The following coding sequences are from one Bacteroidota bacterium window:
- a CDS encoding SAM-dependent chlorinase/fluorinase, giving the protein MAIITLTSDLGLKDYYVSAVKGAILTQLPDVNIVDITHLIPSFNIQEAAYVLKNSFPNFPEGTIHIVGVNAEATPQNPHIGLLVSGHYFIGADNGMFSLMFDKVPDKIVELNIGYDTNSPTFPTRDVFVKAACHLARGGTLDLIGSAKQGVNERIMFRPVTIGDTIRGSIIYIDWYSNVVTNITNSLVKEAGKGRPFVIRFGSHEISKISRTYHDVVEGEILAMFNAAGHLEIAMNSGKASQLLNLHMGDTITLVFQ; this is encoded by the coding sequence ATGGCAATTATAACATTAACAAGCGATTTAGGCCTGAAAGACTACTACGTTAGCGCAGTAAAAGGTGCTATTTTAACTCAACTGCCCGATGTGAACATTGTTGATATTACACACCTTATTCCCTCATTCAATATACAGGAGGCTGCTTATGTTCTTAAAAACAGCTTTCCCAATTTTCCGGAAGGAACAATACACATAGTTGGTGTTAACGCTGAAGCTACTCCCCAAAATCCTCACATTGGATTGCTTGTCAGTGGTCACTATTTTATAGGTGCCGACAATGGTATGTTTTCACTGATGTTTGATAAGGTACCTGATAAAATTGTAGAACTGAACATTGGATATGACACGAACAGCCCCACATTTCCTACCCGCGATGTTTTTGTAAAAGCGGCCTGCCACCTTGCCCGCGGCGGAACGCTTGACCTGATAGGTTCCGCCAAACAGGGCGTTAATGAACGTATCATGTTCAGACCTGTCACTATTGGCGATACTATCCGGGGAAGTATTATTTATATTGATTGGTACAGCAACGTGGTAACCAATATTACGAATAGCCTCGTGAAAGAAGCAGGCAAAGGCCGTCCATTTGTGATTCGTTTTGGCAGCCACGAGATAAGTAAAATAAGCAGAACATATCACGATGTGGTTGAAGGTGAGATATTGGCCATGTTCAACGCGGCTGGCCACCTCGAAATTGCCATGAACAGCGGAAAAGCCAGCCAACTGCTAAACCTGCACATGGGAGATACAATAACACTTGTTTTTCAATGA
- a CDS encoding antibiotic biosynthesis monooxygenase has product MIIRIVKMTFVPEKVNAFLKVFNEAKNKILNSEGCKHVELLTDSECPGVLFTYSHWETPEHLEKYRKSELFKTTWANTKILFADKPEAWSLKAI; this is encoded by the coding sequence ATGATAATCCGTATAGTTAAAATGACTTTCGTTCCTGAGAAGGTGAATGCCTTTTTGAAAGTATTCAATGAAGCGAAAAATAAAATATTGAACTCCGAGGGATGCAAACACGTAGAACTATTGACAGACTCAGAATGTCCCGGAGTACTTTTTACTTACAGTCATTGGGAAACACCCGAACATCTTGAAAAATATCGTAAATCCGAATTATTCAAAACCACCTGGGCGAATACCAAGATTTTGTTCGCGGATAAACCAGAGGCCTGGAGTTTGAAAGCTATCTAA